A window of Hyperolius riggenbachi isolate aHypRig1 chromosome 1, aHypRig1.pri, whole genome shotgun sequence contains these coding sequences:
- the LOC137533551 gene encoding vomeronasal type-2 receptor 26-like — translation MMFHLNLFSKSSNFFWKALCYFSAEIVSPICIPDSEICFKCPEKEWPDEKNVNCIPKIYEFLSYDNDFLTLIFLFISMMLLAMTLLVLGTFIYYWETSVVRANNRTVSLILVISILLSLLCVFLFLGRPVDITCMLRQVSFGVFFSIAVSSVLAKTITVCIAFKVTKPGSYWRKLATVKVSNFLVLFCSSVQVLICVIWLSVSPPFQDYDMFSYPEKIIIQCNEGSVIGFYSMLGYMGFLAAVSFLLAFVVRTLPDSFNEAKYITFSMLVFCSVWIAMIPAYLSTRGKYMVAVEIFAILASSAGTITCIFFPKCYIMLFKPELNIRKEIYFRK, via the coding sequence ATGATGTTTCACCTCAACCTGTTCTCTAAATCTAGCAACTTCTTCTGGAAGGCTTTGTGTTATTTCAGTGCTGAGATTGTGTCACCCATTTGCATTCCAGATAGTGAGATCTGCTTCAAATGTCCTGAGAAAGAGTGGCCTGATGAGAAGAATGTGAACTGCATTCCAAAAATATATGAATTTCTGTCCTATGACAATGATTTTCTGACTTTAATATTTTTGTTCATTTCTATGATGCTTTTGGCCATGACACTGCTTGTATTAGGCACCTTTATTTATTACTGGGAAACTTCAGTTGTGAGAGCCAATAACCGGACTGTGAGCCTTATTCTGGTGATCTCCATCCTGTTGAGTCttctctgtgtcttcttgttcctCGGACGTCCTGTGGATATAACCTGCATGCTGAGACAGGTGTCATTTGGAGTCTTCTTCTCCATTGCTGTCTCTTCAGTCCTAGCCAAAACTATCACTGTCTGCATTGCCTTCAAAGTCACCAAACCTGGTAGCTACTGGAGAAAATTGGCCACAGTCAAAGTATCCAATTTTTTGGTCTTGTTCTGTTCATCTGTCCAAGTTCTTATTTGTGTTATTTGGCTGTCAGTGTCACCCCCCTTTCAGGATTATGACATGTTCTCTTATCCAGAGAAGATCATCATTCAGTgtaatgaggggtcagtgattggCTTCTACTCTATGTTGGGTTATATGGGGTTTCTGGCAGCTGTGAGTTTTCTTCTGGCTTTCgtggtgaggacattaccggacagctttaatgaggccaagtacatcacattcagcatgctggtgttctgcagtgtctggattgccatgatTCCGGCCTATCTGAGCACCAGAGGGAAATACATGGTGGCTGTGGAGATATTTGCCATATTGGCTTCCAGTGCTGGGACAATAACCTGTATATTTTTCCCAAAATGTTATATTATGCTTTTCAAACCGGAGCTTAACATTAGGAAAGAAATATATTTCAGAAAATAA